The sequence CTGGATGATCCGTTACGCCCATGCCAATGGCGCAAGCTTCTTCTTCATCGCCATCTATCTGCATATCGGCCGCGGCCTTTTCTACGGGTCCTACAAGGCGCCGCGCGAAATGCTGTGGTTGCTCGGTGTGGTTATCTATCTTCTTGCGATGGCCACTGCCTTCATGGGCTATGTTCTGCCCTGGGGACAGATGAGCTTCTGGGGCGCGAAGGTGATTACCGGCCTGTTTGAAGCCATTCCGCTTGTCGGCAAGCCTATCCAGGAACTGCTGCTTGGTGGTTTCGCTCCGGATAACGCCGCTCTGAACCGCTTCTTCTCGCTTCACTATCTGCTACCCTTCGTCATCGTCGGCGTTGTCATCATGCATATCTGGGCGCTGCACATTCCCGGTTCGAACAACCCGACCGGTGTTGATGTGAAGGGACCACAGGACACGGTTCCGTTCCATCCTTATTATACCGCGAAGGATGGCTGGACGATCGGTCTTGCGCTGATCTTCTTCACCGCGCTGATGTTCTTCCTGCCGAACGCGCTGGGCCATGCCGACAACTATATTCCGGCCAACCCGCTGTCGACGCCGGCTCATATCGTTCCGGAATGGTATTTCTGGCCCTGGTACGCGATCCTGCGTGCCTTCACCTTCGACTTCCTGTTCATTCCGGCGAAGCTGCTTGGTGTACTGGCGATGTTCTCCGCGATCCTGGTCTGGTTCTTCCTGCCATGGCTCGACAAGTCACCGGTTCGCTCGGGCAACTTCCGTCCGAAATTCAAGATCTTCTTCGGCATCCTCGTGATCGACGTGCTGATCCTTGGATATTGTGGCGGGGCACCGGCCGAGGAACCGTTCGTGATGATCAGCCAGTTGGCCGCCGCTTATTATTTTGCGCATTTCCTGATCATATTGCCGCTGTTGTCGCGGATGGAAAAGCCCGAGCCTTTGCCGAACAGTATTACGGAATCGGTAACCGGCAAGCCACTCAACACTGCCAGCTAAGAAACAGGGACCTGTCGTAATGGTAAGATTTATCGGAATATTGGTTGGCCTGTTCTTTTCAGGCTGGCTCCTGGTCTCTTTTGCAATGGGTGCAAAAGAATATATCACAAACCCGCCCGAGGAAACGGCCGAACACGCGTTCCATCTGGAACCGAAGGATATATCCTTCAGCTCGGATGGTCCTCTGGGCAAATTTGATCGCCAGCAGCTTCAGCGCGGTTTCCAGGTCTACAAGGAAGTCTGCGCAGCGTGCCATTCCCTGCGTCTCGTTGCCTTCCGCAATATGGAAGAAATCGGCTATAACGAAGATGAAGTGAAGGCGATTGCAGCCAATTGGCCCATCCAGACGCCGGATGTTGATCCGAATACGGGCGAAATGTCGACGCGTGCTTCGCTGCCCGCTGACAAGTTCCCCAAGCCATTTGCCAATAATGTTGCGGCTGCCGCTGCCAACAACAATGCGATCCCGCCTGATCTTTCGCTGATCACCAAGGCCCGCGAAGGCGGCGCGCCTTATGTCTATTCCCTGCTGACCGGATATCAGAACCCGCCGGCCAATCTGCCGGACGCAAACCAGCCGGGACCGGGACTGCATTATAATCCCTATTTCGCGAACCTGAATCTCGCGATGGCTCCACCACTGGCGGCTGCAGACATGGTCAGCTATTCCGATGGCACCAACGCCAGCATCGAACAGATGGCCGAAGATGTGACGGCCTTCCTGATCTGGACGGCTGAACCGAAGTTGGAAGAACGGCATCAGACCGGCTGGGCGGTTCTCGCCTTCCTGCTGATCGCGACGATCCTTGCCTATCTGTCCTACCGGACCATCTGGGCCGACGTGAAGGCGGAAAAGAAGAAGAAAACAGCCTGAAGGCAAACTGCCCCGAAAG comes from Sphingorhabdus sp. YGSMI21 and encodes:
- a CDS encoding cytochrome b N-terminal domain-containing protein; protein product: MSFPWAKEYTPTTDFGQWMDKQLPLPRFVYNSVGAGYPAPRNLNYMWNFGSMAGLFLVVQIVTGIILAMHYAANANIAFDSVEHIMRDVNSGWMIRYAHANGASFFFIAIYLHIGRGLFYGSYKAPREMLWLLGVVIYLLAMATAFMGYVLPWGQMSFWGAKVITGLFEAIPLVGKPIQELLLGGFAPDNAALNRFFSLHYLLPFVIVGVVIMHIWALHIPGSNNPTGVDVKGPQDTVPFHPYYTAKDGWTIGLALIFFTALMFFLPNALGHADNYIPANPLSTPAHIVPEWYFWPWYAILRAFTFDFLFIPAKLLGVLAMFSAILVWFFLPWLDKSPVRSGNFRPKFKIFFGILVIDVLILGYCGGAPAEEPFVMISQLAAAYYFAHFLIILPLLSRMEKPEPLPNSITESVTGKPLNTAS
- a CDS encoding cytochrome c1, with the translated sequence MVRFIGILVGLFFSGWLLVSFAMGAKEYITNPPEETAEHAFHLEPKDISFSSDGPLGKFDRQQLQRGFQVYKEVCAACHSLRLVAFRNMEEIGYNEDEVKAIAANWPIQTPDVDPNTGEMSTRASLPADKFPKPFANNVAAAAANNNAIPPDLSLITKAREGGAPYVYSLLTGYQNPPANLPDANQPGPGLHYNPYFANLNLAMAPPLAAADMVSYSDGTNASIEQMAEDVTAFLIWTAEPKLEERHQTGWAVLAFLLIATILAYLSYRTIWADVKAEKKKKTA